In Nitrospirota bacterium, a genomic segment contains:
- a CDS encoding metal-dependent transcriptional regulator — translation MTDDKPTRIMPDEATAQGLYEDEVLETVWLIRERQPSVDFEELLKEMGNEEGLRRMQKRGLIQIQEGKVILTEDGERRARDITRRHRLAERLFHDVLDVKDFEPEACRLEHAISPEVEEAICTLLGHPPVCPHGKPIPRGKCCTVYARKVKPLVSSLKDLQVGARARVMFINVPAMDRLASLGLVPGSVIVLHQRKPSFVIDIDETTIALDEEIARGIFVKQAEEQ, via the coding sequence ATGACGGACGACAAGCCCACCAGGATAATGCCCGACGAGGCCACGGCCCAGGGCCTCTACGAGGACGAGGTGCTGGAGACCGTATGGCTCATCCGGGAGAGGCAGCCGTCGGTGGACTTCGAGGAGCTCCTCAAGGAGATGGGCAACGAGGAGGGCCTCCGCCGGATGCAGAAGAGAGGCCTCATCCAGATACAGGAGGGCAAGGTCATCCTCACCGAGGACGGGGAGCGCCGCGCCCGCGACATCACCCGGAGGCACCGGCTGGCGGAGCGGCTTTTCCATGACGTCCTGGACGTCAAGGACTTCGAGCCCGAGGCCTGCCGGCTGGAGCACGCCATCAGCCCCGAGGTGGAAGAGGCCATCTGCACCCTTCTCGGGCACCCCCCGGTCTGCCCCCACGGAAAACCCATCCCCCGGGGGAAGTGCTGCACCGTGTACGCGCGGAAGGTCAAGCCCCTGGTCAGCAGCCTGAAGGACCTGCAAGTGGGCGCCCGGGCCCGGGTGATGTTCATCAACGTGCCGGCCATGGACCGCTTGGCCTCCCTGGGGCTTGTGCCGGGTTCCGTCATCGTCCTTCACCAGCGGAAGCCCTCCTTCGTGATTGACATCGACGAGACCACCATCGCTCTGGACGAGGAGATTGCCAGGGGCATCTTCGTGAAGCAGGCGGAGGAGCAGTAG
- a CDS encoding transcriptional repressor, which yields MGVESKIEYFRDFIHAKGLRYTPEREAIAREVFRRKGHFDPEELHQALRREGHKVSRASVYRTLPLMMEAGILEQVEMTDKHAHYERVMGREHHDHMLCVSCGRVIEFYSEEMEKLQERLCEEEGFQGASHTLEIKGYCSRCRKKAPRPV from the coding sequence ATGGGTGTCGAGAGCAAGATTGAGTATTTCAGGGATTTCATCCACGCCAAGGGCCTGAGGTACACCCCCGAGAGGGAGGCCATCGCCAGGGAGGTCTTCCGCAGGAAGGGGCACTTCGACCCGGAGGAGCTGCACCAGGCCCTCCGGCGGGAGGGACACAAGGTCTCCCGGGCCTCCGTCTACAGGACCCTTCCCCTCATGATGGAGGCGGGCATCCTCGAGCAGGTGGAGATGACCGACAAGCACGCCCACTATGAGCGGGTCATGGGGAGGGAGCATCACGACCACATGCTCTGTGTCTCCTGCGGGCGGGTCATCGAATTCTATTCGGAGGAGATGGAGAAGCTCCAGGAGCGGCTCTGCGAGGAGGAGGGCTTCCAGGGCGCCTCCCATACCCTGGAGATAAAGGGCTACTGCAGCAGGTGCAGAAAGAAGGCCCCCCGCCCGGTGTAA